The Parashewanella spongiae genome has a window encoding:
- a CDS encoding type III secretion system chaperone translates to MDIFEEAFSELGIEGITFGDDNVLTCELSRQEAGRDIVLSLSAYRDHQEMSLRLSVTTQNTIPDTVPAEFMLEFGERAIEPFRGGFGIGVLPECRNVTLFRNIVISGKPKGFIKESVGELIEAAEEWDLKLFNLIGTSPSVAPKGKSPAMMPRG, encoded by the coding sequence ATGGATATTTTTGAAGAAGCTTTCTCTGAATTAGGTATCGAAGGTATTACCTTTGGTGATGACAATGTGCTTACCTGTGAACTATCTCGACAAGAAGCGGGTCGAGATATTGTGTTATCACTTTCTGCGTATCGAGATCATCAAGAAATGAGCCTACGTTTGTCGGTAACTACCCAAAATACAATTCCTGACACCGTTCCTGCGGAATTTATGTTGGAATTTGGTGAACGAGCAATTGAGCCGTTTAGAGGTGGATTTGGGATAGGTGTTCTGCCCGAATGTCGCAATGTGACCTTATTCCGTAACATTGTCATTTCAGGCAAACCAAAAGGTTTCATTAAAGAATCAGTGGGTGAATTGATTGAAGCCGCTGAAGAGTGGGATTTAAAGTTATTTAATCTTATCGGCACTTCACCTAGTGTTGCGCCAAAAGGGAAATCGCCTGCAATGATGCCTCGAGGCTAA
- the uvrD gene encoding DNA helicase II, whose translation MDVSSLLDGLNDKQAEAVKAPQTSMLVLAGAGSGKTRVLTHRIAWLMQAEGQSPYSILAVTFTNKAAAEMRERVEHVVGANMSRMWIGTFHGLAHRLLRTHYQDANLPQSFQILDSDDQLRMIKRILKSMNLDDKQYPPRQAQGYINGKKDQGLRPKHIDASIFPIEQNLLKIYQIYQDSCDRAGLVDFAEILLRAHELWLNKPHVLAHYQDRFKHILVDEFQDTNSIQYAWIRVLAGDKANVMIVGDDDQSIYGWRGAQVENLHRFLQDFPTANTIRLEQNYRSSANILNASNELISNNPDRLGKNLWTDDKDGEPIGLYCAFNELDEARFIVSRISEWHDNGGDLTSCAILYRSNAQSRVLEEALLNKGLAYRIYGGLRFFERQEIKDAMGYLRIMSNKDDDAAFERVVNTPPRGIGGRTLDILRTTARQHDLTLWQACLQVLEQKMLPARAGNAVRGFMDLIVKLQQDTMDMPLYRLTDTVLQHSGLKGMYQAEKGEKAQARVENLEELVTAARTFELPEELEEMGELNGFLSHAALEAGEGQADAFTDSVQLMTLHSAKGLEFPQVFMAGVEEGLFPSKMALEEGDRLEEERRLCYVGMTRAMEKLTITYAESRRIYGREDYSRPSRFIKEIPAKYVDEIRLKTQVSIPSSRTSHSDSRFNKPRMQKPQPKLAFTQNHESGLSSGQKVTHSKFGDGKVLDVEGSGPRAQVKVNFDDYGVKTLMIAYAKLETI comes from the coding sequence ATGGACGTATCTTCACTACTGGACGGTCTGAACGATAAACAGGCTGAAGCAGTAAAAGCACCACAAACAAGTATGTTAGTACTTGCTGGCGCAGGAAGTGGTAAAACCCGCGTCCTGACTCATAGAATTGCTTGGTTGATGCAAGCCGAGGGGCAAAGTCCATATTCTATTCTTGCGGTGACTTTTACAAACAAAGCCGCTGCAGAAATGCGTGAGCGCGTTGAGCATGTTGTTGGTGCGAACATGTCGAGAATGTGGATTGGCACCTTCCACGGGCTCGCCCATCGCTTATTGCGTACTCATTATCAAGATGCCAACCTTCCACAGAGCTTCCAAATTTTAGATTCAGATGATCAGTTAAGAATGATCAAACGGATCTTAAAAAGTATGAACCTTGATGATAAGCAATATCCACCTCGGCAAGCTCAGGGTTATATTAATGGTAAAAAAGATCAAGGCTTACGCCCAAAGCATATCGATGCGAGTATTTTTCCCATAGAGCAAAATTTACTGAAAATTTACCAGATATATCAAGACTCGTGTGATCGTGCTGGCTTAGTCGACTTCGCAGAAATACTCTTGCGAGCTCATGAATTATGGCTGAATAAACCACATGTATTGGCGCATTATCAAGATCGTTTTAAGCATATTTTGGTTGACGAGTTTCAAGACACTAACTCTATTCAATATGCGTGGATCCGAGTACTTGCAGGTGATAAAGCGAATGTGATGATTGTGGGTGACGATGATCAGTCCATTTATGGTTGGCGTGGTGCACAAGTTGAAAACTTGCATCGTTTCTTACAAGACTTTCCCACAGCCAACACAATTCGATTAGAGCAAAACTATCGATCTAGTGCCAACATCCTTAATGCTTCTAATGAGCTGATTTCCAATAACCCAGATCGTTTAGGGAAAAATTTATGGACAGACGATAAAGACGGCGAACCCATAGGCCTTTATTGTGCTTTTAATGAACTAGATGAAGCGCGCTTTATTGTTTCGCGCATCAGTGAGTGGCATGACAATGGTGGTGATTTAACTTCGTGTGCCATTTTATATCGCTCAAATGCGCAGTCGCGGGTACTGGAAGAAGCGTTGCTGAATAAAGGTTTAGCGTATCGAATCTATGGTGGTTTGCGATTTTTTGAACGTCAAGAAATCAAAGACGCCATGGGTTACCTACGCATCATGAGTAACAAAGATGATGACGCCGCTTTTGAGCGTGTAGTAAATACGCCACCAAGAGGGATCGGTGGTCGTACGTTAGATATATTGCGAACCACAGCGAGACAGCATGATTTAACCTTGTGGCAGGCTTGCCTGCAAGTGTTAGAGCAAAAAATGTTGCCAGCGCGAGCGGGTAATGCCGTGCGTGGATTTATGGATCTAATTGTAAAGTTGCAACAAGACACCATGGATATGCCTTTGTATCGCCTAACCGATACTGTGTTACAACATTCTGGATTAAAGGGCATGTATCAAGCCGAAAAAGGTGAAAAAGCTCAAGCCAGAGTTGAAAACTTAGAAGAACTGGTGACAGCCGCTCGCACCTTCGAACTACCAGAAGAACTGGAAGAAATGGGAGAGTTAAACGGCTTTTTATCCCATGCTGCGCTTGAAGCAGGAGAAGGACAGGCGGATGCATTTACAGATTCAGTGCAATTGATGACATTACATTCAGCGAAAGGACTTGAGTTTCCACAAGTGTTTATGGCAGGCGTTGAAGAAGGATTATTTCCGAGCAAAATGGCGTTAGAAGAAGGTGATCGTTTAGAAGAAGAACGCCGACTTTGCTATGTAGGTATGACTCGAGCGATGGAAAAGCTCACCATTACTTACGCCGAATCAAGACGTATTTATGGCCGAGAAGATTACTCTCGTCCATCACGTTTTATTAAAGAAATTCCAGCGAAATATGTAGATGAAATTCGCTTAAAAACTCAAGTGTCTATCCCGTCGTCACGAACTTCCCATTCGGACAGTCGCTTTAATAAACCCCGAATGCAAAAGCCTCAACCGAAATTGGCATTTACTCAAAACCATGAAAGTGGCCTCAGTTCTGGGCAAAAAGTCACCCACTCTAAATTTGGAGATGGCAAAGTGCTAGACGTTGAAGGTAGCGGACCACGAGCTCAAGTGAAAGTTAATTTTGATGATTACGGTGTGAAAACCTTAATGATTGCTTATGCCAAATTAGAAACGATATAA
- the ubiA gene encoding 4-hydroxybenzoate octaprenyltransferase translates to MTLTVKLSAYWRLARLDKPIGTLLLLWPCLMALFFASEGIPETKLLLIFTVGVIVMRACGCIINDFADRKVDGHVERTKNRPIANGEVGAKEALILFAVLGIMAFALVLTLNETVIKLAFVGIAMTVIYPFLKRVTHLPQLFLGIVFSWSIPMASAAVSGELASSVWWLFFANWCWIVAYDTMYAMVDREDDLKIGIKSTAILFGRHDRLIIGLLQLLTLIGLWLAGRAHESGLYYQLGLVAFVGFSIYQQYLIFHRDRGQCFKAFLNNHWAGFTMFVALLLDYFM, encoded by the coding sequence ATGACGCTAACGGTAAAATTGTCAGCCTATTGGAGATTAGCCCGCTTAGATAAACCAATCGGCACTTTGCTGTTACTGTGGCCTTGCTTAATGGCGTTGTTTTTCGCATCAGAAGGCATTCCAGAAACGAAACTGCTGCTTATTTTTACCGTAGGCGTAATTGTGATGCGTGCTTGCGGTTGTATCATTAATGATTTTGCTGACAGAAAAGTCGATGGACATGTCGAGCGAACCAAAAACAGGCCAATAGCCAATGGTGAAGTCGGCGCAAAAGAGGCATTAATACTCTTTGCAGTATTGGGAATAATGGCATTCGCCTTAGTACTCACACTTAATGAAACAGTGATTAAGTTAGCCTTTGTTGGCATTGCCATGACGGTGATTTATCCCTTTTTAAAGCGGGTAACTCATTTACCTCAGCTGTTTTTAGGTATTGTATTCAGTTGGTCTATTCCGATGGCCTCCGCTGCCGTATCTGGCGAATTAGCGAGTTCTGTTTGGTGGTTATTTTTTGCTAACTGGTGCTGGATCGTGGCTTACGACACCATGTACGCGATGGTCGATCGAGAAGATGATTTGAAAATTGGTATTAAGTCCACCGCGATTTTGTTTGGTCGCCATGACAGGCTTATCATTGGGCTGTTACAGCTTTTAACACTTATTGGCTTATGGTTAGCGGGAAGAGCGCATGAAAGCGGTTTATATTATCAATTAGGCTTAGTAGCGTTTGTTGGTTTTAGTATTTATCAACAATACTTAATTTTTCATCGCGACAGGGGACAATGTTTTAAAGCATTCCTTAATAATCATTGGGCTGGGTTTACAATGTTTGTTGCTTTATTGCTAGATTATTTTATGTAG
- a CDS encoding NfeD family protein encodes MTLSDPVVIWAAIGLFLILAEIILPGGIVILLGAACLVVSSFLWAGFVEGIAQSMTLWFITSIILMLLFRGFTQKMIGGDAHVDNTDEAIDVYGQLAVVVETIGPGEHQGRINFQGSDWPAVADGSEIGAGESVRIICQQNIAYVVEPDIGDDTELEPSE; translated from the coding sequence ATGACGTTATCAGATCCTGTAGTAATTTGGGCTGCCATCGGCCTATTTCTGATCTTAGCCGAAATTATATTACCGGGCGGTATTGTAATTCTTCTTGGCGCCGCCTGTTTAGTTGTCTCCAGTTTTTTATGGGCCGGTTTTGTCGAAGGCATTGCTCAAAGCATGACATTGTGGTTCATCACTTCAATCATTTTAATGCTGCTATTTCGTGGGTTTACTCAAAAAATGATTGGCGGAGATGCTCATGTGGATAATACCGACGAAGCGATTGATGTTTACGGGCAACTTGCTGTCGTTGTTGAAACTATTGGTCCAGGTGAACACCAAGGTCGAATTAATTTTCAAGGTTCAGATTGGCCAGCTGTCGCTGATGGCTCAGAAATCGGTGCAGGTGAATCAGTGCGAATTATTTGTCAGCAAAACATTGCATATGTGGTTGAGCCAGATATCGGCGACGACACAGAATTAGAACCTTCTGAATAA
- the udp gene encoding uridine phosphorylase produces MADVFHLGLTKEMLGGANTAIVPGDPERVKRIAELMDKPIALASHREYTSYLGYLDGKAVVVCSTGIGGPSTSIAVEELAQLGVTTFLRVGTTGAIQPHVNVGDVIVTQASVRLDGASLHFAPMEFPAVADFNCTTTMVAACRDAGVEPHVGVTASSDTFYPGQERYDTVSGRVTRRFKGSMQEWQDLGVLNYEMESATLFTMCASQGWRAACVAGVIVNRTQQEIPDEAVMKQTESKAVNIVVEAARKLLK; encoded by the coding sequence ATGGCTGATGTATTTCATCTCGGTCTGACCAAAGAAATGCTTGGTGGTGCTAATACGGCAATTGTTCCGGGTGATCCAGAGCGAGTAAAACGGATTGCAGAATTAATGGACAAGCCAATTGCATTGGCAAGCCATCGTGAATATACCAGTTACCTTGGTTACCTTGATGGGAAAGCTGTTGTTGTGTGCTCAACGGGTATTGGTGGACCATCAACTTCAATTGCTGTCGAAGAGCTTGCACAGCTTGGTGTGACAACCTTCTTACGAGTTGGTACTACGGGTGCGATTCAACCGCATGTTAATGTGGGTGATGTTATTGTGACTCAAGCCTCGGTACGTCTTGATGGAGCAAGTTTGCACTTTGCGCCAATGGAATTTCCTGCGGTCGCTGATTTTAATTGCACAACGACTATGGTAGCAGCGTGTCGCGATGCTGGTGTTGAGCCGCACGTTGGCGTGACAGCATCTTCAGATACATTTTACCCAGGCCAAGAGCGTTACGACACAGTTAGCGGCCGTGTAACACGACGTTTTAAAGGATCAATGCAAGAGTGGCAAGATTTAGGTGTTCTGAATTACGAAATGGAATCAGCGACCTTATTCACCATGTGTGCATCACAAGGTTGGCGCGCAGCTTGTGTGGCTGGTGTCATTGTTAACCGCACTCAACAGGAAATTCCTGATGAAGCGGTAATGAAGCAAACTGAGAGTAAAGCGGTCAACATTGTGGTTGAGGCGGCTCGTAAATTGCTCAAGTAG
- a CDS encoding ankyrin repeat domain-containing protein → MATEASSRYTLNPYPQIQFPAPLALPPSHPLTLETELEEFKDYSIESCTQKLFEELIDYVNQSEKLKDLTTDNQTLVVHSLGVLMLRLMDVYTLENESTVAKLHENHSIFYMLENINTLLHSIRISDEVKAMALKQLCCHGGNDNGDSSHFKVNQIARANITLVLAHAEYTEELQKQLSELLSNVKKSYQGLYAVDYQQIKGSIEWIDKALCEELGIQLTTNANPTSQAATPAVGISKKVAFLETPDDSEKVYSINIPPVAFNRRSLNAKQQRFIEYVRHRISPSFILLNLAYKIKKDQGVCSKLDQQSLASESYSISTSLPYEGINFSEEKQLSPNAPLLTMPDWVQSEVRDGSQALASNACQCSIAQPPELEDETGTIRFPISVKQLAIPAPYCFMGQLPQSGTKIITAETPANDIFKTLSVNQIHYCLAQNILARRIPFSAIVKTRNMAAIPQAIMFSLGNLYFGSVESQVASKPRVIPIVSLKYVELHSLPADISIAFLSSAMQAINDLDTLNEFLVNSQLNSNKLKPEVLDGLVPKLTVLIGELHVAKKINADDILTIISKIDSKSLICFIVGTTDKFQTRDCEKVRLAAINRQYELKLIKRPNQHGIVLNAITSFMFNQLHPEVIKTLFTTNQLAQRLCDYCAKQSFSLRSKETEEKKQIKIAMEKLLVLGVDCQEKVKIKNNEHETMFITAVKSNNLLAVKVIGKYKKTHSIPTIPSSSGFYPLTIAAYTSSPDMITLLISLGEDINFPDEKGYYPIQRAIIANKADHVRAILKAESFNKTIPRKSLDGSIYPLVHFAAKQGSTAVLQTLIESGKFNDQLETHSVGKHQLTPYLTAAVYGQIKCMKVLVTAGAKTDTLSLSRKQQNALELAVENGRLDVVKHLLCTPPFDTNKYKIDALFSAVEYCKKDILVFVISQLPDDIAIPKYKEITSIQSFASQTYPRVTLVPLLQAMPNLGVREESKASSDAYHSVDGKRAVDASTQVPHDSNIDAKINVILKPMPGTNPSTKPLYKAISDGDAQKTEALLADFTVSIPLSETDNDGRHLIQVAIDSGHHHLIPILVKCEFVPMNIMCPYTPGSIGCYKYPLLHYAQAAWLRHPLSIKNFRTLLENSKENIDIRSLAKSGSVNPNDGLTPLHFALTRKRIEYAIALIHAGADTKSVVLNPLATYCMYKGLDPMQIAQKDCSKEAVERLTPYL, encoded by the coding sequence ATGGCAACAGAAGCTTCCTCAAGATACACGCTAAATCCATATCCTCAAATACAATTTCCAGCTCCTCTAGCTTTACCTCCTTCTCATCCTCTTACGTTAGAAACTGAACTTGAAGAGTTCAAAGACTATTCAATAGAATCGTGTACTCAAAAACTATTTGAGGAGCTGATCGACTATGTTAATCAAAGTGAAAAACTAAAAGATCTGACAACCGATAATCAAACTCTTGTTGTGCATTCTTTAGGTGTGCTAATGCTCAGACTAATGGATGTTTATACCCTAGAGAATGAATCTACTGTTGCTAAATTACATGAAAATCACAGTATTTTTTACATGCTGGAAAATATTAATACACTGCTTCACTCTATAAGAATCTCTGATGAAGTTAAGGCTATGGCGCTGAAACAACTGTGTTGCCATGGCGGTAACGACAATGGGGACAGTAGTCACTTTAAGGTAAACCAAATTGCTCGAGCCAACATTACCCTCGTGCTGGCACATGCCGAATATACCGAAGAATTACAAAAACAATTATCTGAACTTTTATCTAACGTCAAAAAATCATACCAAGGACTATATGCTGTAGATTATCAGCAAATTAAGGGAAGTATAGAATGGATAGATAAAGCCTTATGCGAAGAACTTGGCATTCAGCTAACAACAAATGCGAACCCGACTTCTCAGGCTGCAACGCCAGCAGTTGGCATTTCAAAGAAAGTTGCTTTCCTTGAAACTCCAGACGACTCAGAAAAAGTATATTCCATAAACATCCCTCCCGTAGCCTTTAACAGAAGAAGCCTAAATGCAAAGCAGCAAAGATTTATTGAATATGTTCGACATCGGATTTCACCTTCTTTCATCTTATTAAATCTGGCATACAAAATTAAAAAAGATCAAGGAGTCTGTAGTAAGTTAGACCAACAATCTTTAGCGTCTGAAAGTTACTCTATTTCAACGAGCCTACCATATGAAGGCATCAATTTTTCAGAAGAAAAACAGCTATCACCAAATGCCCCACTGCTAACAATGCCAGATTGGGTACAATCAGAAGTTAGAGATGGATCTCAGGCACTAGCTTCAAATGCCTGTCAATGCTCGATAGCCCAACCACCTGAACTTGAAGACGAAACCGGCACTATTCGCTTCCCCATTAGTGTTAAACAACTTGCTATACCTGCTCCCTATTGTTTTATGGGACAATTACCTCAATCAGGGACTAAAATTATTACGGCAGAGACACCCGCAAACGATATTTTTAAAACGCTTTCGGTCAATCAGATCCACTACTGTCTTGCCCAAAATATACTGGCAAGACGAATTCCCTTTTCCGCTATAGTTAAAACACGAAATATGGCCGCTATTCCTCAAGCTATTATGTTCAGTTTAGGTAACTTGTACTTTGGTTCTGTTGAATCACAAGTAGCGTCTAAGCCTAGAGTGATTCCCATAGTCTCATTGAAATATGTAGAGTTGCACTCTTTGCCTGCCGATATCTCAATCGCCTTTCTTTCAAGTGCCATGCAGGCAATCAATGACCTTGATACTCTTAACGAGTTTTTGGTTAATAGCCAGTTAAATAGCAATAAGTTAAAACCAGAAGTATTAGATGGGTTAGTGCCTAAATTAACAGTTCTAATTGGTGAACTTCACGTTGCTAAGAAAATTAATGCCGATGACATCTTAACCATAATTTCAAAAATAGACAGTAAGAGCCTAATTTGCTTTATCGTTGGTACAACTGATAAATTTCAAACAAGGGATTGTGAAAAAGTTAGATTAGCGGCTATTAATCGTCAATATGAGCTCAAATTAATAAAACGACCTAATCAGCATGGCATAGTATTAAATGCAATTACCAGTTTTATGTTTAACCAGTTACACCCTGAAGTAATAAAAACTCTCTTTACCACGAATCAACTTGCTCAGCGACTCTGTGATTATTGCGCCAAGCAAAGTTTTTCCTTACGTAGTAAGGAAACAGAAGAAAAAAAACAAATCAAAATCGCAATGGAAAAACTTTTAGTGCTAGGGGTCGATTGTCAAGAGAAAGTGAAGATCAAAAATAATGAACATGAAACGATGTTTATCACTGCGGTAAAAAGTAATAATTTACTGGCAGTAAAAGTAATCGGAAAGTATAAAAAAACACATAGTATTCCCACAATCCCTTCATCATCAGGTTTCTACCCATTAACGATAGCAGCTTATACGAGTTCACCCGATATGATTACACTCTTAATCAGTTTAGGGGAGGATATTAATTTTCCTGATGAAAAAGGCTACTATCCTATTCAGCGAGCCATAATTGCTAACAAAGCTGATCATGTAAGAGCAATATTAAAAGCAGAATCTTTCAATAAAACCATCCCTAGAAAAAGCCTTGATGGTTCCATTTATCCACTGGTACATTTTGCAGCCAAACAAGGTTCGACTGCCGTTTTACAGACACTTATCGAGTCAGGTAAATTTAATGACCAATTAGAGACACACTCTGTCGGTAAACATCAATTGACGCCTTATTTAACAGCAGCAGTCTACGGCCAAATAAAGTGCATGAAAGTTCTAGTTACTGCAGGGGCAAAAACCGATACTCTAAGCCTGTCAAGAAAGCAACAAAATGCTCTCGAACTCGCAGTGGAAAATGGGAGATTGGACGTAGTTAAGCATCTTTTGTGTACTCCACCATTCGACACGAACAAATATAAAATTGATGCTTTATTTTCTGCTGTTGAGTATTGTAAAAAAGATATCTTAGTCTTTGTTATTAGCCAACTTCCTGATGATATTGCGATACCAAAGTACAAAGAAATCACTAGCATTCAAAGTTTTGCTTCACAAACATACCCGAGAGTGACTCTCGTCCCTCTTTTACAAGCTATGCCAAATCTAGGTGTTAGAGAAGAAAGTAAAGCAAGCTCAGATGCATATCACAGCGTTGACGGTAAACGCGCAGTAGACGCTTCCACACAAGTACCTCATGACTCAAATATTGATGCCAAAATTAATGTAATACTGAAACCAATGCCTGGGACTAATCCGAGTACTAAACCATTATACAAAGCGATTAGTGATGGAGATGCCCAAAAAACTGAAGCGTTGCTTGCTGACTTTACCGTTAGTATCCCGCTGAGCGAAACAGATAATGATGGTAGGCATTTAATCCAAGTTGCCATTGACTCGGGTCATCATCATCTCATTCCTATCTTGGTAAAGTGCGAATTTGTGCCCATGAACATAATGTGTCCATACACCCCTGGCTCCATAGGCTGCTATAAATATCCTCTATTACATTACGCTCAAGCTGCTTGGTTAAGGCATCCATTGTCAATCAAGAACTTCAGAACCCTGCTAGAAAACAGCAAAGAGAACATTGATATACGTTCACTAGCCAAATCAGGTTCAGTAAACCCTAATGACGGATTAACACCGCTACATTTTGCGTTAACCCGCAAACGTATTGAATATGCAATCGCACTCATTCATGCAGGCGCTGACACTAAGTCAGTGGTCCTCAATCCTCTTGCGACATATTGCATGTATAAAGGCCTAGATCCTATGCAAATAGCTCAAAAAGACTGTTCAAAAGAAGCCGTAGAACGTTTAACTCCATATTTGTAG
- a CDS encoding SPFH domain-containing protein → MLTFTIIFLIFLFILFKLMLIVPMRDVFVIERLGKFRAVLQPGFHFLIPFLDRVAYRHDTREQVLDVPTQSCISRDNTQLEVDGLVYLKVMDGRLASYGIENYRRAAVNLAQTTMRSEIGKLTLSETFAERDKLNESIVREIDKASEPWGIKVLRYEIRNISPSMKVIHTLEKQMEAERSKRAEITLASAEKAAMINLSEGERQEAINLSEGEKQKRINEAKGTAQEISIIAKAKAEGMLMISQSLAKNGGNDAMNMLLKEQFIDQLGAVLDKSQVSVVPTELAKLEGFFEGMDQVSATLQGSKGGKA, encoded by the coding sequence ATGTTAACTTTTACCATTATATTTTTAATATTTCTGTTTATTTTATTTAAGCTCATGCTCATCGTTCCCATGCGTGATGTGTTTGTGATTGAGCGTTTGGGTAAATTTCGTGCCGTATTGCAACCGGGCTTTCATTTTCTCATCCCATTTCTTGATCGCGTGGCTTATCGCCATGACACCCGAGAACAAGTGCTAGATGTGCCCACTCAAAGTTGTATTTCTCGTGATAACACGCAACTTGAAGTGGATGGCTTAGTATATTTAAAAGTGATGGACGGAAGACTTGCTAGTTATGGTATTGAGAATTACCGCCGCGCCGCAGTTAACTTGGCGCAAACCACCATGCGTTCTGAAATTGGTAAACTGACACTGAGTGAAACTTTTGCTGAACGTGACAAATTAAATGAATCCATTGTCCGTGAAATTGATAAAGCTTCTGAGCCATGGGGAATTAAAGTATTACGTTATGAAATACGCAATATTTCGCCATCGATGAAAGTTATTCATACCCTCGAAAAACAAATGGAAGCAGAGCGTAGTAAGCGTGCAGAAATTACACTTGCCAGTGCGGAAAAAGCGGCGATGATTAATTTATCAGAAGGCGAACGCCAAGAAGCGATTAACCTGTCTGAAGGTGAAAAACAAAAACGGATCAATGAAGCCAAAGGTACGGCTCAGGAAATCTCTATTATTGCTAAAGCTAAGGCTGAAGGTATGTTAATGATATCTCAGTCTTTAGCGAAAAATGGCGGTAATGACGCCATGAATATGTTGCTGAAAGAGCAGTTTATTGATCAGTTAGGAGCAGTGCTGGATAAATCACAAGTATCTGTTGTACCCACAGAGCTTGCTAAACTCGAAGGTTTTTTTGAAGGCATGGATCAAGTGAGCGCGACGCTGCAAGGCTCAAAAGGAGGAAAAGCATAA
- a CDS encoding SPFH domain-containing protein, producing the protein MNGMNADFIVMAIWGFIFVVFVFKLFQSIRLVPTKSAYIVERLGKYHSTLDAGFHALVPFVDKVAYIHDLKEETIAVPPQECFSRDEVNVEVDGVIYISITDPVKASYGITDYRYAAIQLAQTTTRSVIGTLDLDRTFEERDVISAKVVEVLDQAGAMWGIQVHRYEIKNITPPETVKNAMEMQVNAEREKRALLAKSEGDKQSRINRSEGIKAEMINRSEGEMQKRVNEAEGKAQEILTISEATSESIQRLADVIAAPGGQNALRMQLGERYMKQLSGLSQEGNRVVLPGNMMDFEYWLNSIGLQEKK; encoded by the coding sequence ATGAATGGCATGAATGCAGATTTTATCGTAATGGCAATTTGGGGTTTTATTTTTGTTGTTTTTGTTTTCAAACTCTTTCAATCCATTCGTTTAGTTCCAACTAAATCGGCTTACATTGTTGAGCGTTTAGGAAAATATCACAGCACCTTAGATGCCGGATTTCATGCATTAGTACCTTTTGTCGATAAAGTGGCTTACATCCATGATCTTAAGGAAGAAACGATTGCCGTTCCGCCGCAAGAGTGTTTTTCTCGTGATGAGGTGAATGTTGAAGTCGATGGCGTCATCTATATTTCGATTACTGATCCTGTTAAAGCCAGTTATGGGATCACCGATTATCGCTATGCGGCGATTCAGTTGGCTCAAACGACCACTCGTTCAGTTATTGGTACCCTCGATTTAGATCGTACATTTGAAGAGCGTGATGTGATTTCCGCTAAAGTGGTTGAAGTATTGGATCAAGCTGGTGCGATGTGGGGGATTCAAGTTCACCGATATGAAATCAAAAATATTACCCCTCCAGAAACAGTAAAGAACGCCATGGAAATGCAAGTGAATGCGGAGCGTGAAAAACGAGCTTTACTGGCGAAAAGTGAAGGTGACAAGCAGAGTCGAATTAACCGTTCAGAAGGGATAAAGGCGGAAATGATCAACCGCTCTGAAGGTGAAATGCAAAAACGAGTTAATGAAGCAGAAGGTAAGGCCCAAGAGATACTAACGATTTCAGAAGCCACCTCAGAATCGATACAAAGGTTGGCTGATGTGATTGCTGCTCCAGGTGGACAAAATGCGCTGAGAATGCAACTTGGTGAACGTTATATGAAACAACTCTCAGGGCTCAGTCAAGAAGGGAATCGAGTCGTACTCCCAGGTAATATGATGGATTTTGAATATTGGCTCAATAGTATTGGCTTACAGGAAAAAAAGTAA